A region of Nitrospirota bacterium DNA encodes the following proteins:
- a CDS encoding ABC transporter ATP-binding protein produces MIRLDDVYKSFNSNHVLMGTSFVVKKGESRVVIGGSGSGKSVILKHIVGILRPDRGRVLIDDLDIASLTEHELYEVRKKFGMLFQMAALFDSMSVWENVGFALSRKGTLKPWEIKDIAVEKLKLVGLMNVENLMPSELSGGMKKRVGLARAIAHEPEILLYDEPTTGLDPITADAINDLIVDLRERLKVTSVAITHDMHSSYKIADSISMLYQGTIIETGTPDEIRNTANPVVRQFITGSAVGPIKAEGVNNERTVNRA; encoded by the coding sequence ATGATCCGTCTGGATGATGTGTATAAGTCATTCAACTCGAACCATGTGCTCATGGGTACCAGCTTTGTGGTGAAAAAAGGCGAGAGCAGGGTTGTGATCGGCGGCAGCGGTTCCGGAAAAAGCGTGATTCTGAAGCATATTGTCGGTATCCTGAGGCCTGACCGGGGAAGGGTGCTGATCGATGATCTCGATATTGCCAGCCTTACAGAACACGAACTGTATGAGGTCAGAAAGAAGTTCGGCATGCTTTTCCAGATGGCAGCGCTCTTTGACTCCATGAGCGTCTGGGAAAATGTCGGATTTGCCCTCTCCCGTAAAGGGACGCTGAAACCCTGGGAGATTAAAGATATTGCCGTTGAGAAGCTGAAACTGGTCGGTCTCATGAATGTGGAGAACCTGATGCCTTCAGAGCTGTCGGGCGGCATGAAGAAGCGGGTCGGCCTTGCGCGGGCCATTGCACATGAGCCGGAGATCCTCCTGTATGATGAACCGACCACGGGTCTTGATCCGATAACTGCGGACGCGATCAATGATCTTATCGTTGACCTGAGGGAGCGGCTGAAAGTGACCTCCGTTGCCATTACCCATGACATGCACAGTTCGTATAAAATAGCAGACAGCATCTCGATGCTGTATCAGGGAACGATCATCGAGACCGGGACGCCCGATGAGATACGCAATACAGCCAATCCGGTCGTGCGACAGTTTATTACGGGCAGTGCCGTGGGGCCCATCAAGGCAGAAGGAGTGAATAATGAAAGAACTGTCAACAGAGCTTAA
- a CDS encoding general secretion pathway protein GspK, producing MSKAGISYELSVIGEGENCPGSSPLTHRSLLSSNRGIALMMVLWVLVFLSILSMNFLGSTRWVTGSTHNLKEETLAYYQALSGYHEALQYIASDKDPQVDFLDEEGNFWIDNETVPVTGVRDTDAGELEIRITDENSRININFAQQDRLHKLLERTGVSEEEIIVIMDSIMDWKDLDKEHHLSGAEDEYYEALKEPYKTKNALFDIPEEMTLVRGMKPEYYYGDGSGNTGLHSLITTFGKNAININTVSREVMQFLGLNEIEIETIMKQRNKAYGGFRFIPQQFSARGLNAMATQTYRIEVTARAKNSPIGSRITGIVSREASAKGSELRTIYWRERVETVRT from the coding sequence GTGAGTAAGGCAGGTATCAGTTATGAGTTATCCGTTATCGGTGAAGGAGAGAATTGCCCCGGCTCATCACCCTTAACTCATCGCTCATTATTGTCTTCTAACCGCGGCATTGCTTTGATGATGGTGCTTTGGGTGCTTGTGTTCCTGAGTATCCTGTCGATGAATTTTCTCGGGTCAACCCGCTGGGTCACCGGAAGCACCCACAACCTGAAGGAAGAGACCCTTGCATACTATCAGGCATTGTCAGGATACCACGAGGCTCTGCAGTATATTGCCTCTGATAAAGATCCGCAGGTGGATTTTCTGGATGAAGAGGGAAATTTCTGGATCGATAATGAGACCGTTCCTGTTACCGGAGTGAGAGACACTGATGCCGGGGAACTTGAGATCCGGATAACGGATGAGAATTCGAGGATCAATATCAACTTTGCGCAGCAGGACCGGCTCCATAAACTGCTGGAGCGCACCGGCGTTTCTGAAGAAGAGATTATAGTCATAATGGATTCTATTATGGACTGGAAGGACCTTGACAAAGAGCATCATCTCTCAGGCGCTGAGGACGAATACTATGAGGCGCTCAAGGAACCGTACAAGACCAAGAATGCCCTTTTTGACATACCGGAAGAAATGACTTTGGTCCGGGGAATGAAGCCCGAGTATTATTATGGAGACGGATCCGGCAATACCGGGCTGCATTCCCTGATAACCACGTTTGGAAAAAATGCGATCAATATCAATACCGTGTCACGCGAGGTTATGCAGTTCCTCGGGCTTAACGAAATCGAGATCGAGACGATCATGAAACAGAGGAACAAGGCATATGGGGGATTCAGATTCATACCGCAGCAGTTTTCTGCGCGGGGCCTTAATGCCATGGCAACACAGACATACAGGATCGAGGTTACCGCGAGGGCGAAGAACAGCCCCATCGGTTCCCGTATAACGGGAATCGTAAGCAGGGAGGCCTCGGCAAAGGGAAGCGAATTAAGAACGATCTATTGGAGAGAACGTGTCGAGACTGTTAGGACTTGA
- a CDS encoding MCE family protein: MKELSTELKVGAFALIVLAVLTFMTFKVGGLDWAKKKGYAVHIVFSSTAGLDEKTRVKIAGVDAGVVEDIGLFEGKARVRLKIDPGVRIYRNAQASIRSAGLLGDKYLDIRIGTPEAVPLKDGDTITDVMEVADMDDLARNLINVSQSFTRLTEAMNDVFGDDKTKKSLSETIANLREISSTLNRTITLNDQKLRNVLDNISTLTASLNGLVDKNRDPLTASITNMKDFSATLRNTGPELIENLNRATRDLKSILEENRPGIRSAVDSFDKIARQVEKGEGTLGKLVRDDRLYDSISKTADELGKTLSAVDRFRAYITFQAEYLARNKDGKASFDVTLQPDKDQSYIFGVVGGSPRTSLVRDVTKTPPEMTVREEELSSKIRFNTQFGKRFDNAALRLGLFENTLGVGGDYFFGNDKGKISIDVWDFQKNEENAKTVHLKAGVSYFLFKNLFLSAGGDNLMSRRYRGGYVGMGVRFQEEDFK; this comes from the coding sequence ATGAAAGAACTGTCAACAGAGCTTAAGGTCGGTGCATTTGCTCTGATCGTGCTGGCTGTTCTTACGTTCATGACATTTAAAGTCGGCGGTCTGGACTGGGCAAAAAAGAAGGGATATGCCGTTCATATCGTGTTCAGTTCAACTGCCGGGCTTGATGAGAAGACGAGGGTGAAGATCGCCGGCGTGGATGCAGGTGTTGTCGAGGACATCGGGCTCTTTGAAGGGAAGGCTCGTGTCAGGCTGAAGATCGACCCCGGCGTCCGGATCTACAGGAATGCCCAGGCATCTATCCGGTCAGCGGGCCTGCTCGGCGATAAATACCTCGATATCCGTATCGGCACGCCCGAAGCGGTCCCATTGAAGGACGGCGATACCATAACAGATGTGATGGAAGTGGCGGACATGGATGACCTTGCGAGGAATCTTATCAATGTTTCGCAGAGCTTTACCAGGCTTACAGAGGCAATGAATGACGTGTTCGGCGATGATAAGACAAAAAAATCTTTGAGCGAGACGATCGCCAATCTCAGAGAGATCTCTTCAACCCTTAACAGGACGATCACGCTGAACGACCAGAAGCTCAGAAACGTTCTTGACAATATCAGCACCCTGACAGCCTCTCTGAACGGACTGGTTGACAAGAACAGGGACCCGCTTACTGCTTCCATAACGAACATGAAGGATTTCTCTGCAACCCTCAGGAACACAGGGCCGGAACTGATCGAGAACCTGAACAGGGCTACCAGGGACCTGAAGTCCATCCTTGAAGAGAACAGGCCGGGCATCAGGAGCGCCGTGGATTCCTTTGACAAGATCGCCCGGCAGGTCGAGAAGGGTGAGGGCACGCTCGGCAAGCTGGTCAGGGATGACCGTCTCTATGATTCGATCAGCAAGACTGCCGACGAACTGGGCAAGACGCTTTCGGCTGTGGATCGGTTTAGGGCTTATATCACCTTCCAGGCCGAATACCTGGCCCGCAATAAGGACGGCAAGGCATCTTTTGATGTGACGCTCCAGCCGGATAAGGATCAATCCTATATTTTCGGCGTTGTCGGAGGCTCTCCGAGGACGTCTCTTGTCAGGGACGTTACGAAGACGCCGCCGGAGATGACGGTCAGGGAGGAAGAACTCAGCAGCAAGATCCGCTTCAATACACAGTTTGGAAAGCGTTTTGACAATGCCGCACTGCGGTTAGGTCTTTTTGAAAATACCCTGGGCGTGGGCGGCGACTATTTTTTTGGTAATGATAAAGGTAAAATATCAATTGATGTCTGGGACTTTCAGAAGAATGAGGAGAATGCCAAGACCGTGCATCTGAAGGCCGGTGTCAGTTATTTCCTTTTCAAAAATCTTTTTCTGAGCGCCGGCGGGGACAATCTTATGAGCAGACGGTATCGCGGAGGATATGTTGGCATGGGCGTGCGGTTCCAGGAAGAGGATTTCAAGTAA
- the tadA gene encoding Flp pilus assembly complex ATPase component TadA → MHKMIGQILLESGSISEDMISRTLDLQVQEGHTRRFGEILVEEGIAEEDVFKALSIQFRMPLMAAEDFPEQTPLDHVSFSFLEKNLIVPLSLKNNTLSIALGDPTNSEGVDALQSSYDYELSLTLAKKSDVLQQLQLLQGSRTAVMQRLIEGAAEDDLPTADLTGEVSHLRDLAQEKGIIQLVNLIIENAVRDRASDIHVEPGEFSVRVRYRIDGVLYEKETLPARMYSAVSSRIKLLSQMNIAERRLPQDGRIKVSSSGRNVDIRVSTIPTVYGESVVMRLLDKAASFITLEDIGFDKTIRDIYEEVIKKPYGMILITGPTGSGKSTTLYASLAEINSSEKKIITVEEPVEYLMPGINQIQVRPKIGLTFASGLRHIVRQDPDIIMVGEIRDMETASIAIHAALTGHLLFSTLHTNDAPGAITRLMDMGIENYLVASTLVCVMAQRLVRKICPSCKVKDEVPQDVLDRISKDIREVWTGRGCDECSGTGYKGRIGIFEVLPIGGPVRELIMKRATIKEMKDLAISLGMRTLREDGIEKVKKGITTLDEVLRVTQVEM, encoded by the coding sequence ATGCATAAAATGATAGGACAGATATTGTTGGAATCGGGCAGCATATCAGAGGATATGATAAGCCGCACGCTTGATCTGCAGGTTCAGGAAGGGCATACGCGCAGATTCGGAGAGATCCTTGTAGAGGAAGGGATAGCCGAAGAAGATGTATTCAAGGCCTTATCGATCCAGTTCAGGATGCCCCTCATGGCGGCGGAAGATTTCCCTGAGCAGACTCCGCTGGATCATGTTTCCTTCAGTTTTCTCGAAAAGAACCTTATCGTACCGCTGTCGCTTAAGAACAATACGCTCAGTATTGCATTGGGCGACCCGACGAATAGTGAGGGCGTGGATGCCTTGCAGTCTTCCTATGACTATGAACTTTCGCTAACTCTGGCAAAAAAATCGGATGTGCTCCAGCAGCTTCAACTGCTTCAGGGATCGAGGACTGCGGTTATGCAGAGGCTTATCGAAGGTGCTGCCGAGGACGACCTGCCGACTGCCGATCTTACCGGAGAGGTCAGTCATCTCAGGGATCTTGCCCAGGAAAAGGGCATAATCCAGCTGGTCAATCTTATTATAGAAAATGCGGTCAGGGACAGGGCGAGTGACATCCATGTTGAGCCGGGCGAGTTCAGCGTACGCGTCCGGTACCGGATTGACGGCGTTCTTTATGAAAAGGAGACCCTTCCTGCGCGCATGTATTCAGCGGTCTCTTCAAGGATCAAACTTCTTTCCCAGATGAATATTGCGGAGAGAAGGCTTCCCCAGGACGGCAGGATTAAGGTCTCTTCATCCGGCAGAAACGTTGATATCAGAGTATCCACGATTCCGACCGTGTATGGCGAAAGTGTTGTAATGAGGCTGCTGGATAAGGCAGCCTCATTCATTACCCTTGAGGATATCGGTTTTGACAAGACCATTCGTGATATCTACGAAGAGGTGATAAAAAAACCCTACGGCATGATCCTGATCACCGGCCCGACGGGCAGCGGGAAGTCAACAACGCTGTATGCGTCTCTTGCGGAGATCAATTCTTCTGAAAAGAAGATCATCACAGTCGAGGAGCCGGTAGAATACCTGATGCCCGGTATCAACCAGATTCAGGTCCGCCCGAAAATAGGTCTTACCTTTGCGTCCGGCCTGAGGCATATCGTGAGGCAGGACCCGGACATCATCATGGTCGGTGAGATCAGGGACATGGAAACAGCGAGCATTGCAATCCATGCCGCGCTGACAGGACACCTGCTTTTCAGCACGCTTCATACCAACGATGCTCCGGGTGCTATCACAAGGCTTATGGACATGGGTATCGAGAACTACCTTGTCGCTTCGACCCTGGTATGTGTTATGGCCCAGAGGCTTGTAAGAAAGATATGTCCATCCTGCAAGGTGAAGGACGAGGTTCCGCAAGACGTTCTCGACCGGATCAGTAAGGACATCCGCGAGGTCTGGACCGGAAGAGGCTGCGACGAATGCTCAGGGACCGGATATAAGGGAAGGATAGGCATCTTTGAAGTTCTGCCTATCGGCGGGCCGGTCAGGGAATTGATCATGAAAAGGGCTACCATCAAGGAGATGAAGGACCTTGCCATCAGTCTCGGCATGAGGACGCTCAGGGAAGACGGCATCGAGAAGGTGAAGAAGGGGATTACGACACTTGATGAGGTGCTGAGAGTCACGCAGGTGGAGATGTGA
- a CDS encoding twin-arginine translocase TatA/TatE family subunit: protein MFGLGMQELIIILVIVLVLFGAKRLPELASGMGKAIKNFKKATNEPDEIDVTPKKNVEGEAKRDEEKDKSA, encoded by the coding sequence ATGTTTGGATTAGGTATGCAGGAACTTATCATTATTCTCGTCATTGTTCTTGTTCTTTTCGGGGCGAAGAGACTCCCCGAGCTGGCAAGCGGCATGGGCAAGGCTATCAAGAATTTCAAGAAGGCGACGAATGAGCCCGACGAGATCGATGTGACGCCCAAGAAGAATGTGGAGGGCGAAGCAAAGAGGGACGAAGAGAAAGACAAGAGTGCATAG
- the alr gene encoding alanine racemase, translating to MHRGPVAEIDLSVLQHNYRIMRSRAGTRAVIGVVKADAYGHGAVEVARSLVAAGTDLLAVAYVDEAKLLREAGITVPVLVFIDQEVPDDYFRYGLVPVLRDMRTAGIFSDEAVKRGSRIPVHIKIDTGMGRIGFRPEQAVESALEIAGMEGIRLEGLMSHFSDADLADRTYVRQQLQLFGGLRDAVQSRTRLSLCCHIANSAALLSLPDALFDAVRPGIALYGYSPLKEGFGLRPVLSLKTKVLAVRNLPADSPVSYGRTFITKRDSRIAVVPVGYADGYSRLFSNNADMLVKGRRVPVVGRVCMDMTMIDVTDIPNVSEGDEVMILGTQGEAMITATELAEKINTIPYEILTALGTRARKVFLN from the coding sequence GTGCATAGAGGCCCTGTTGCTGAGATAGACCTTTCTGTTCTGCAGCACAATTATCGGATCATGCGCAGCAGGGCAGGAACGAGAGCCGTGATCGGTGTTGTCAAGGCTGATGCATACGGCCACGGCGCAGTAGAGGTTGCGAGAAGCCTCGTGGCAGCAGGCACGGACCTTCTTGCGGTAGCCTATGTTGATGAAGCAAAACTCCTGAGGGAGGCAGGCATCACCGTGCCGGTCCTGGTATTTATTGACCAGGAAGTTCCTGATGATTATTTCCGGTATGGTCTGGTGCCTGTGCTGAGAGACATGAGAACTGCCGGGATCTTCTCTGACGAGGCAGTGAAAAGAGGATCGCGTATCCCCGTGCATATCAAGATCGACACCGGCATGGGAAGGATCGGTTTCAGGCCTGAGCAGGCTGTTGAATCAGCGCTTGAGATAGCAGGCATGGAAGGGATCAGGCTGGAAGGACTTATGAGCCATTTTTCTGACGCTGATCTTGCGGACAGGACCTATGTCCGGCAGCAGCTGCAGTTGTTCGGTGGTCTGCGGGATGCCGTACAGTCGCGCACCAGGCTGAGCCTTTGCTGTCACATTGCTAACAGCGCTGCGCTTCTCTCGCTGCCTGATGCATTGTTCGATGCTGTGCGGCCGGGCATTGCCTTATATGGCTATTCCCCCCTCAAAGAGGGCTTCGGGCTCAGACCGGTCTTGAGCCTCAAGACAAAGGTCCTTGCCGTGCGAAATCTCCCTGCCGATTCTCCGGTCAGTTATGGGAGAACGTTTATTACGAAACGGGACAGCCGCATAGCGGTCGTGCCTGTTGGTTATGCGGACGGTTACAGCCGGCTTTTTTCGAACAATGCAGATATGCTGGTTAAGGGCCGCAGGGTGCCAGTGGTCGGCAGGGTCTGCATGGACATGACCATGATAGACGTTACTGATATCCCTAATGTCTCGGAAGGGGACGAGGTGATGATCCTGGGCACACAGGGTGAGGCGATGATCACTGCGACAGAGCTTGCAGAGAAGATCAATACCATTCCGTATGAAATTCTGACTGCCCTGGGAACGCGGGCCAGAAAGGTATTTCTTAATTGA
- a CDS encoding replication-associated recombination protein A, giving the protein MQPEDFEDFLGQSHLLDRNKPLRRLIEDDKIVSVIFYGPPGTGKTALAHIIARKTKARFISINAVTAGIKDIREAVDSSRGQRAILFVDEIHRFNKTQQDALLPHVEKGEIILVGASTQNPFFSLVPALSSRSLIFPFRHLPAEELKKLLYRAISDKKGLGEYEISLQEEAAEYIASVSEGDARKSLNILELSFLSSLGSGTGPEDFSGDGAIHRAAITLAQVKEVTQNRSIYYDEDEHYNTISAFIKSMRGSDPDATVYWMAKMLEAGEDPLFIARRIVICAAEDVGNADPQALVVAVSALQAFEKIGLPEGRIPLSMAALYVATAPKSNAAYVAIDSAIEAVRNEPARNVPDHLRDTSYKSAKKLGAGAGYLYPHSFAGHYVKQAYLPDHKTFYTPSSEGLEKIIQERMKKRRETPDG; this is encoded by the coding sequence ATGCAACCTGAGGATTTCGAGGATTTTCTCGGCCAGTCGCATCTGCTTGACAGGAACAAGCCGCTCAGACGCCTCATAGAGGATGACAAGATCGTCTCGGTCATCTTTTACGGCCCCCCCGGCACCGGAAAGACCGCACTTGCTCACATCATTGCACGTAAAACAAAGGCCCGCTTCATCTCTATCAATGCCGTAACAGCCGGGATCAAGGACATCAGGGAGGCAGTTGACTCATCTCGCGGACAGCGGGCGATCCTCTTTGTGGACGAGATCCACAGATTCAACAAAACACAGCAGGATGCGCTGCTCCCCCATGTCGAGAAGGGAGAGATCATCCTGGTCGGTGCGTCGACGCAGAATCCCTTCTTCTCGCTTGTTCCTGCCCTTTCTTCGCGCTCGCTTATCTTCCCGTTCAGACACCTACCGGCAGAAGAGCTGAAAAAGCTGCTCTACCGCGCGATCTCTGACAAAAAGGGGCTCGGGGAATATGAGATATCGCTTCAGGAAGAGGCGGCTGAATATATCGCCTCGGTAAGTGAAGGTGATGCGCGAAAGTCACTGAATATCCTTGAACTATCATTCCTTTCATCGCTTGGAAGCGGAACCGGTCCTGAAGATTTTTCGGGAGACGGAGCCATACACCGGGCGGCCATAACCCTGGCGCAGGTGAAAGAGGTCACGCAGAACAGATCGATTTATTACGATGAAGACGAACATTACAACACCATTTCAGCCTTTATCAAGAGTATGCGCGGCTCTGACCCGGATGCCACGGTCTACTGGATGGCAAAGATGCTGGAGGCGGGCGAAGATCCGCTCTTCATTGCCCGCAGGATCGTTATCTGTGCAGCTGAAGACGTCGGCAATGCAGATCCTCAGGCTCTTGTCGTGGCAGTCTCGGCGCTTCAGGCCTTCGAAAAGATAGGACTTCCTGAGGGAAGGATCCCTCTTTCCATGGCAGCCCTGTATGTTGCGACCGCACCCAAGAGCAATGCAGCGTATGTTGCGATCGACAGTGCTATCGAGGCAGTCAGAAATGAACCTGCCCGGAACGTGCCGGATCACCTCAGGGACACCAGTTACAAAAGCGCAAAAAAGCTCGGTGCAGGAGCCGGGTATCTGTATCCCCACAGTTTTGCAGGACATTATGTGAAGCAGGCTTATCTGCCTGATCACAAAACCTTTTACACCCCCTCTTCCGAGGGCCTCGAAAAAATAATACAGGAAAGAATGAAAAAAAGGAGGGAAACACCAGATGGATAG
- a CDS encoding ABC transporter permease, translating into MISLLRKGAAVAEETGRILLLLLATLKQLVRPPLDIPNILKQMLEVGVRSVPVVVVTAIFTGMVFALQTYTGFKRFGAETLVGTVVAMSLTRELGPVLTGLIVSGRAGAAMAAELGTMRVTEQIDALETLATNPVKYLIVPRFVAGLIMMPALTICADIIGIIGGYFVTVVLFNTSSVVYWKQSWSYLESADIYNGLIKACFFGGAISIISSYKGFYTSGGAEGVGKATTGAVVLSSMTILISDYFLSSWLFR; encoded by the coding sequence ATGATATCTCTTCTCAGAAAAGGTGCAGCTGTTGCCGAGGAGACCGGCAGAATACTCCTTCTTCTTCTGGCCACGCTGAAGCAGCTGGTGCGTCCTCCTCTCGATATCCCGAATATATTGAAGCAGATGCTCGAGGTCGGCGTGCGGTCAGTGCCGGTGGTTGTCGTTACCGCAATATTCACCGGCATGGTCTTTGCCCTTCAGACCTATACGGGCTTTAAGCGCTTTGGCGCAGAGACGCTTGTCGGAACAGTAGTTGCAATGTCACTGACAAGAGAGCTGGGCCCGGTGCTGACCGGGCTTATCGTGTCGGGAAGGGCCGGCGCTGCCATGGCAGCCGAGCTGGGGACCATGCGGGTGACCGAACAGATCGATGCCCTTGAGACGCTCGCAACGAATCCGGTCAAGTATCTTATCGTTCCGCGGTTCGTCGCCGGGCTGATCATGATGCCTGCACTTACGATCTGCGCTGACATTATCGGTATTATCGGCGGTTATTTTGTTACCGTGGTTCTCTTCAATACCAGTTCGGTCGTGTACTGGAAACAGTCCTGGAGCTATCTCGAAAGCGCCGATATTTACAATGGTCTGATCAAGGCCTGTTTCTTTGGTGGGGCCATATCGATCATAAGCAGTTACAAGGGGTTTTATACAAGCGGCGGAGCTGAAGGGGTTGGCAAGGCCACTACCGGCGCTGTTGTGCTCTCTTCCATGACGATCCTGATCTCCGACTATTTTCTCTCGAGCTGGTTGTTCAGATGA